A stretch of Endozoicomonas sp. SCSIO W0465 DNA encodes these proteins:
- a CDS encoding tetratricopeptide repeat protein, which translates to MANVMNEQSFVVDVTEATIQEVLQQSVDQPVLLYIGMQSDPGCAAQLVILESLANAYQGKLVLAKVAAETEQMLAQQLVHQLQVSALPGQVVLHQGRPVKVFSGPQSEAVLREVLDPLTMSPAEMIRQQVEALMAEGEADQALELLQNILKDEPDNHALQVLQVNLLLELGRIDEARQLIAVLPGDAAGIAQPKAKLSFYEMVADAPARNELEARLAKNENDHEARYQLAIRLVIADENEEALENLLTIVRRDREFREDGARLLMLQVFDQLGQGDPVAKRYRGKLFGLMH; encoded by the coding sequence GTGGCAAATGTGATGAATGAGCAAAGCTTCGTGGTGGATGTAACAGAAGCGACTATTCAGGAAGTACTTCAGCAGTCAGTAGATCAGCCAGTGCTTCTTTATATAGGCATGCAGAGTGACCCGGGTTGTGCGGCTCAGCTGGTTATCCTGGAGAGTCTGGCCAACGCCTATCAGGGCAAGCTGGTACTGGCAAAAGTAGCAGCAGAAACAGAGCAGATGCTGGCTCAGCAGCTGGTGCATCAATTGCAGGTAAGCGCGTTGCCCGGCCAGGTGGTTTTGCACCAGGGCAGGCCGGTTAAGGTGTTCAGCGGACCCCAGTCAGAAGCGGTGCTCCGTGAAGTACTGGATCCATTGACCATGAGTCCGGCAGAAATGATTCGTCAGCAGGTTGAGGCGCTGATGGCTGAGGGTGAGGCTGACCAGGCGTTGGAGCTACTACAGAATATTCTCAAAGATGAGCCTGACAACCACGCACTGCAGGTGTTGCAGGTCAACCTGTTGCTGGAACTTGGGCGTATTGATGAAGCTCGTCAGTTGATTGCTGTGCTCCCGGGCGATGCAGCAGGTATTGCCCAGCCCAAAGCCAAACTCTCTTTCTATGAAATGGTTGCCGATGCACCGGCCCGAAATGAGCTGGAAGCCCGACTGGCGAAGAATGAAAACGATCATGAGGCCCGCTACCAGCTGGCGATTCGGTTGGTGATTGCTGACGAGAATGAAGAAGCGCTGGAGAATTTGCTGACGATTGTTCGCCGGGATCGTGAGTTCCGTGAAGATGGTGCCAGACTGCTTATGTTGCAGGTGTTTGATCAGCTGGGGCAGGGTGACCCGGTTGCCAAACGCTATCGAGGTAAGCTTTTTGGCTTGATGCACTGA
- a CDS encoding IS3 family transposase (programmed frameshift) — MARYSEEFKESIIQKMMPPNNVPVSQLVRETGISDVTLYTWRKKAVSKGVPVPGDGKNPDQWTTENKLAVIIETAALNEAEMAEYCRKKGLFAEQIQQWKAAFINSVSVQPESQSKQRKALSDEHKKDKKTIKKLERELNRKDKALAETAALLVLTKKGPRDLGGARGRLVSLPDRQNAVSLIKQAVKDGARQSKACKALGLTERTVQRWMQGDDVRADNRKNADRPEPVNKFSEAERQAIVDVCNSERFKSLPPSQIVPTLLDEGLYMGSERTFYRVLEETGQQHHRGSAAKPNRYKPTSWCATGPNQVWSWDITYLRSPIRGQFYYLYLVIDIFSRMIVTWEIHETESAEHASEMITKACIKQGIAALEWPLVLHSDNGSPMKGGTMLSTLQRLGVVSSFSRPRVSDDNPFSEAIFRTLKYRPGYPRTPFADLEAARSWVHGFAQWYNEEHKHSGLKFLTPGQRHRGETKVLMANRRKVYEQAKERHPERWGKRSTRNWDLADEVWLNPDRPADDQLSKAA, encoded by the exons ATGGCCCGCTATTCAGAAGAGTTCAAAGAGTCCATCATTCAGAAGATGATGCCACCCAATAATGTGCCAGTTTCGCAGTTGGTACGTGAGACTGGTATCTCTGATGTGACCCTGTACACTTGGCGAAAGAAAGCAGTATCTAAAGGAGTGCCTGTGCCGGGCGACGGAAAGAATCCAGATCAATGGACAACTGAAAACAAGTTAGCCGTAATCATTGAAACGGCTGCGTTAAATGAAGCAGAAATGGCTGAATACTGTCGTAAAAAAGGTCTGTTTGCTGAACAAATTCAGCAGTGGAAGGCTGCCTTTATTAACAGTGTTTCTGTCCAGCCTGAAAGTCAGTCAAAACAGCGTAAGGCGCTGTCTGACGAACACAAAAAAGATAAGAAAACCATCAAAAAGCTTGAGCGTGAACTCAATCGCAAGGACAAGGCGTTAGCAGAAACTGCTGCCTTGCTGGTACTCACAAAAAAGG GCCCAAGAGATCTGGGGGGCGCCAGAGGACGATTAGTCTCTCTCCCGGATCGACAAAATGCTGTTAGCCTGATTAAACAGGCAGTTAAAGATGGGGCTCGTCAGTCAAAAGCCTGCAAAGCCCTTGGTCTTACAGAAAGAACTGTACAACGCTGGATGCAGGGTGATGACGTGCGCGCAGATAATCGCAAAAATGCTGACAGGCCAGAACCGGTTAACAAGTTTTCTGAAGCTGAGCGACAGGCGATTGTTGACGTCTGTAACAGCGAGCGGTTCAAAAGCCTTCCGCCCAGCCAGATTGTGCCCACATTGTTAGATGAAGGTCTCTATATGGGGTCTGAAAGGACATTTTACCGGGTGTTGGAGGAAACAGGGCAACAGCATCATCGGGGCAGTGCTGCCAAGCCAAACAGGTATAAGCCAACTTCCTGGTGTGCTACCGGACCCAACCAGGTCTGGTCCTGGGATATTACCTATCTGCGCTCTCCGATACGGGGGCAGTTTTATTACCTGTACCTGGTGATAGACATCTTTAGTCGTATGATTGTTACATGGGAAATTCATGAAACCGAATCAGCTGAGCATGCATCAGAAATGATCACTAAAGCCTGTATCAAACAGGGAATTGCAGCCTTGGAGTGGCCACTGGTTCTGCACTCAGATAATGGTAGTCCCATGAAGGGTGGCACTATGCTGTCAACACTGCAGCGTCTTGGGGTCGTGAGCTCATTCAGTCGTCCCCGGGTCAGTGATGATAACCCCTTTTCCGAGGCCATATTCAGAACCCTGAAATACCGCCCTGGTTATCCGCGCACGCCATTTGCTGATCTTGAAGCAGCACGTAGCTGGGTGCATGGTTTTGCCCAATGGTACAACGAAGAGCACAAGCACAGTGGGCTGAAATTTCTGACACCCGGGCAAAGGCATCGTGGTGAAACCAAGGTGCTTATGGCTAACCGCAGAAAGGTTTATGAACAAGCCAAAGAACGTCACCCAGAGCGCTGGGGAAAGAGGTCAACAAGGAACTGGGATCTGGCTGATGAAGTCTGGTTGAATCCCGACAGACCTGCTGATGATCAACTAAGCAAAGCCGCTTAA
- a CDS encoding transposase, with protein MAFLEHQQLQPEDLLRFITQQQEQIIQLKEQIELLEAEIRRLKKLPAKPDIKPNTKPPDDDTGSPDGDPSAPEGNDGASPDTSSKQKVKKPNEKTRKQRKQPRKPSAEKSIPIAATDVPEGSIRNGTTPFHVQELTIQTSSIEYLLEQWVTPDGQTITAKPPASLHGHHYGPMLQAYVLHQYHGCSVTQPELLDWLWDIGISISSGELSQLLTKGHEQFHAEKDELLTTGIRCSSYIQTDDTGTRHKGKNGYCTIINNESFAWFESTDSKSRENFVSLLHRPWSTYTFTDDALIYLEKLDYPKKWLRVLNPYRGVTFLSHEAWEECMKDLRLTGRRRQQASEAMIYGSLIQHGAGHLTTFSDGARQFDVFKHSQCWIHAERGLAKVHPVNDQQAMAQKWLRTWFWAIYDDLKDFKTEPTEKKAIKVRQGFQALIQTQTCSGLLQDALSGLAVIKEELLLVLDDPSLPLHNNLSESQIREYVKRRKISSGTRSDLGRQCRDTFASLKKTCRLYGLSFWDYLKSRLMGDGLFPRLSNLIEEASRHLPCGAASSF; from the coding sequence ATGGCTTTTCTAGAACACCAGCAGTTACAACCTGAAGATCTACTGAGATTCATCACTCAGCAGCAAGAGCAGATCATTCAGCTCAAAGAGCAGATAGAATTGCTTGAAGCAGAGATTCGTCGTCTAAAAAAACTGCCCGCAAAGCCTGACATCAAACCAAACACCAAACCTCCCGATGATGACACCGGCAGCCCTGATGGAGATCCATCCGCTCCTGAGGGTAACGATGGAGCCAGCCCAGACACCTCGTCAAAGCAGAAGGTTAAGAAGCCCAACGAGAAAACCAGAAAGCAGCGTAAACAGCCCCGAAAGCCATCGGCGGAAAAATCCATACCCATTGCTGCCACTGATGTTCCGGAGGGATCAATCAGGAATGGAACCACCCCTTTTCATGTTCAGGAACTGACAATACAAACATCCAGTATTGAATATCTTTTAGAGCAATGGGTGACACCCGATGGACAAACCATTACGGCCAAACCGCCAGCCAGCCTTCATGGACATCATTACGGGCCAATGCTGCAGGCCTACGTTCTGCACCAGTATCATGGTTGCTCCGTTACCCAGCCAGAACTGCTGGACTGGCTATGGGACATTGGAATCTCTATTTCCAGCGGGGAACTCAGCCAGCTTCTGACGAAAGGACACGAGCAGTTCCATGCTGAGAAAGATGAGCTGTTGACTACAGGTATTCGCTGTTCAAGTTATATCCAGACAGACGACACGGGAACAAGGCATAAGGGGAAGAACGGTTACTGCACCATCATCAATAACGAGTCCTTTGCCTGGTTCGAGAGCACAGACAGCAAAAGCCGGGAAAATTTCGTAAGCCTACTGCACCGCCCATGGTCAACTTACACGTTCACCGACGATGCCTTGATCTATCTGGAAAAACTGGATTACCCCAAAAAGTGGCTACGCGTTCTTAATCCATACAGAGGCGTCACCTTCCTGAGCCATGAAGCCTGGGAAGAATGTATGAAAGACCTGAGACTAACTGGTAGACGGCGCCAGCAGGCCAGTGAAGCCATGATTTATGGCAGCCTGATACAGCATGGAGCAGGACATCTTACCACCTTCAGTGATGGGGCAAGGCAGTTCGACGTTTTCAAACACAGCCAGTGCTGGATACATGCAGAGCGAGGGCTGGCAAAAGTTCATCCGGTCAATGATCAGCAGGCCATGGCTCAGAAATGGCTTCGGACATGGTTCTGGGCCATTTACGATGACCTTAAAGACTTCAAGACAGAGCCAACTGAAAAAAAGGCAATAAAAGTACGACAGGGGTTCCAGGCGCTGATCCAAACCCAAACGTGCAGTGGGCTTCTTCAGGATGCTCTGTCAGGGTTGGCTGTAATCAAGGAAGAGCTATTACTGGTTCTGGATGACCCGAGCTTACCGCTGCACAACAACCTGAGCGAGAGTCAGATACGAGAATATGTTAAACGACGAAAGATCAGTAGTGGGACGCGAAGCGATTTGGGGCGGCAATGTCGCGACACCTTTGCCAGCCTGAAAAAAACGTGTCGCCTGTATGGTCTCTCTTTTTGGGATTATCTGAAAAGCCGACTAATGGGCGATGGGTTATTTCCGAGATTGAGTAACCTGATTGAGGAGGCTTCACGTCATCTTCCGTGTGGTGCTGCCAGCAGTTTTTGA
- a CDS encoding phosphoribosylaminoimidazolesuccinocarboxamide synthase, producing MSLADKVLAVNNDLPIRTGLPIHSGKVRSVYWLSEADSKRLINEKGYDVAPDAPLAIMIISDRISAFDCIWHGEGGLTGVPGKGAALNAISNHWFNLFKARGLADSHILDIPHPLVWIVQKARSVMVEAICRRYITGSMWRAYSKGEREFCGIRLPDGLQKDQQLPEPLITPSTKGVMKGIPGVPEVDDVNISRSDLEDHYTSFNFTKPEDIARYEVLLREGFNVISQALSSLDQILVDTKFEFGYITDAKGEEKLIYMDEVGTPDSSRIWDGEAYRQGKVIEKSKESFRQFLLNYFADPDILLNKARMPEREALAREHALPESAFMALSKTYIEIAETITGKPLHISDNPKAEIIEVLAKEYGVINSM from the coding sequence ATGAGTCTGGCTGATAAGGTCCTGGCCGTTAACAATGATCTTCCGATTCGAACGGGTCTTCCAATCCACTCCGGCAAGGTCCGCTCCGTCTACTGGCTTAGCGAAGCTGACAGCAAGCGTCTTATTAATGAAAAAGGCTACGATGTCGCTCCCGATGCACCACTGGCCATCATGATCATCTCCGACCGTATCAGTGCTTTTGACTGTATCTGGCATGGTGAAGGTGGATTAACAGGCGTTCCGGGCAAGGGGGCAGCATTGAATGCCATTTCCAACCACTGGTTTAACCTGTTCAAAGCACGCGGTTTAGCTGACAGCCATATTCTGGATATTCCCCACCCCCTGGTATGGATTGTGCAAAAAGCACGCTCGGTCATGGTTGAGGCCATTTGCCGCCGATACATCACCGGCTCCATGTGGCGCGCTTACAGTAAAGGAGAGCGGGAGTTCTGTGGCATCCGGTTACCGGATGGGCTGCAAAAAGACCAACAACTGCCAGAACCATTAATCACACCGTCAACAAAAGGCGTAATGAAAGGCATCCCCGGCGTCCCTGAAGTCGATGACGTTAACATCTCCCGTAGCGACCTTGAAGATCACTACACTTCATTTAATTTCACAAAACCAGAAGACATTGCGCGTTACGAAGTACTGCTACGGGAAGGTTTCAACGTTATTAGCCAGGCGCTGTCATCCCTTGACCAGATTTTGGTCGATACCAAATTCGAGTTTGGTTACATCACCGATGCCAAAGGAGAGGAAAAGCTTATTTATATGGATGAGGTTGGCACTCCAGACTCATCGAGAATCTGGGATGGGGAAGCATACCGACAAGGTAAGGTTATTGAGAAATCAAAGGAGAGCTTTCGGCAATTCCTGCTCAACTACTTCGCTGATCCGGATATTCTCCTGAATAAAGCGAGAATGCCGGAACGGGAAGCGCTCGCCCGGGAGCATGCGTTACCAGAAAGTGCTTTTATGGCTCTTTCCAAAACCTATATCGAAATCGCCGAGACGATCACCGGAAAGCCTCTGCACATCTCTGATAACCCCAAGGCCGAGATTATTGAGGTTTTGGCTAAGGAGTATGGCGTAATCAACTCAATGTAA
- the rdgC gene encoding recombination-associated protein RdgC, with protein MWFKNLIFYRFTQPFKTSVEDLEQQLRQKRFRSCGSQDMSTYGWVPPLGKQGELLTHAGNGFMMITARKEEKILPASVVKDALEEKVEQIEQGQDRQVFSKEKKALKDDVLMELMPKAFSRSQNTFAYIDPIKGWLVVDASSFKKAEELTSCLRECLGSLPIINPPLKNMPSHAMTRWLAQEVPMPDKLVLGDECELREPGDEGGQVKVSKQELIGEEVEVHLQAGKQVSKMALIWNDALRFVLGDDLVIRKLKFTDAVQEQLDEVNAETAAEQFDADFSIMTLTLQQMLDELMENLGGMSEEALKRDEVASFSVDIPEKETA; from the coding sequence ATGTGGTTCAAAAATCTCATCTTTTATCGGTTTACCCAGCCATTCAAGACCTCTGTCGAAGATCTTGAACAGCAACTCCGTCAGAAACGCTTTCGCAGCTGTGGCAGTCAGGATATGAGCACCTACGGCTGGGTTCCTCCATTAGGCAAGCAGGGTGAACTCCTGACCCATGCAGGAAATGGTTTCATGATGATCACAGCCCGTAAGGAAGAGAAAATCCTGCCGGCCAGCGTGGTCAAAGACGCACTGGAAGAAAAAGTTGAACAAATTGAACAAGGGCAAGACCGTCAGGTTTTCAGCAAAGAGAAGAAAGCACTAAAAGACGATGTACTGATGGAACTGATGCCGAAAGCATTCAGCCGCAGTCAGAACACCTTTGCTTATATTGACCCGATAAAAGGCTGGCTGGTTGTGGATGCCTCTTCATTCAAGAAAGCAGAAGAGCTGACTTCCTGTCTGCGCGAATGCCTTGGCAGTCTACCGATTATTAATCCGCCACTGAAAAACATGCCCTCTCATGCCATGACGCGCTGGCTGGCGCAGGAAGTCCCCATGCCTGACAAACTGGTGCTCGGTGATGAGTGCGAACTCCGCGAGCCCGGCGATGAAGGGGGGCAGGTCAAAGTCAGTAAACAGGAGCTGATTGGCGAGGAGGTTGAAGTCCATCTGCAAGCGGGTAAACAGGTCAGCAAGATGGCATTGATATGGAATGATGCGCTGAGATTTGTCCTTGGCGATGATCTGGTGATTCGCAAGCTGAAGTTTACCGACGCCGTTCAGGAGCAGCTGGATGAGGTTAATGCCGAAACAGCAGCCGAGCAGTTTGACGCAGACTTCTCCATCATGACGCTGACACTGCAGCAGATGCTGGACGAACTGATGGAAAACCTCGGAGGCATGAGCGAAGAAGCCTTGAAAAGAGATGAGGTGGCCAGCTTCTCGGTAGATATTCCAGAAAAAGAGACCGCTTGA